The stretch of DNA AAAGAAAGATttttcgacaattttggtcaccctatttctgacaacataaaaacgagcgttctatcatgagtaacaactttttctaagacagtttttgtctagagaataactgtcaagctctaaatgctaatttccacttaaatgcatctcctggaccattgtgcattggcttTAGTAGAAAGTCAACCTGAAGCCACAAGAGATTCAACTATGTaattcaagaaataaatatatcaAGGAAAGACGAAAGATATGTCGATTAAAAAATCAGTTTCGGCTGTAAATTACGAGCATTGTGCATTTAATATAGCTTTTTTTCTCTAAAATGTTTAGAATTTTTCATTGCGTGTGATTTTCGTTCCTCCACGCAATGGATTCAATCCAGGGAACAAATTTTGGCAATCTGATAAATCTGATCTTGGAGCATGTGCTGTCGACCACTACTCCCACCAGATGGTAGAATCCATTCGCCGGACTTTGTATCATAATTGACGGAGCGAGCAGCTGATTGAAGCATTTTACCGGTTCCACTATCGAGTGTTTCGTTACATTCATGGCGGAGTAGAGGAATACTTTTCTCAAATCAATACTCGCTTCACTCCACAAGCACACAAACTGGCTGCTTGGTATCCTGGAAGGTAATCGTGAGGGGAATAAAACTGCACACGTAGATATCACCCGTACAGGACTAGATACGTACGATATGTTCCGTTTCATCTCAATTAGTGCGAGGTTATTTTCGGTCGGACTGCGAATAAATTGAGGATGCtgatgaaaattttctatttcgTACTCCTTCGATCGCCCTTCCGTCTCGATAACAATGGTTTGCTTCCCCCCTACGGAAAATAGATTGATTTGATCAGAAAGGATATGAAACATCTGATTTGTTATAGTATTTTCCACTCCATTGATGCCCAAATCTACCAAACAGTCATATATCAAATCTTGCACCTACCAGAAAAGGTCCCGGGAGAAGATGGTGAGCGACAATCTGCTGTTGAAATTAGAAAGCGCTCACTTATCAATATAGCGAAACAATCAATCACACGCATGAATGGAGTATCTCTCGCAACATACGCCAGGTACGAGAGGTCCTGGGTTGGGTGTCCACGGCCGCCCTGGTATTCGATGCATTCTGGAGACAAGGTGTAAGAATAAAAAATAGACATTGTGTGGACGGAAGGAAAGATTAATTTCGATACTTTTCGCACTGATTCTTCCATACAAAACGGGTGGTATTATGGTACTGTCCGATGAGGGAGGAACTTGCTCAACGCTATTGTCTGTGGAATCATCAACGGCTACGAATCGATCCAGGTTCGCCACTTTCTCAACCCACTCCACATATCGGGGCATATTGACAAATCCAGCGAAACTTTTCGGGTTACACAACGCCGCACTGCCATCTTTTATTCCAGTGAAGGAGATTATTCCACGGGCGATCCAGCTTCCATTGTGGTTCACAGCAAACGCACCTCCACTATCACCATTACACACATTGGTTCCTGTTGGGATTGATATCAACAACTAACAACTAACACTTTTCTCCTTTAGATCACTTACCGTTCCTTAATCCAGCACAAAACATTCCATCGAAAAGAACTTCAGCGAACAAGTTACGATCGCTTTCAAGGCATTCCAAAAAGCTTACCATTGGTATCGTGGCCGACTTCAGTGTGTTGGCGAGTGAATCATACTCCGTCAAACCCCATCCCGATACGTACCCTAGAAGATTGCTACCTTCACCATATTCGTCCGTGTTCCATAAGCAAATTGGTTGAACGTATTCGTTGAACTCAACGACAGTTTGCAGCAGAAGAAGCGCAATGTCGTGACGATACGAACTGGCAGTGTAGTTCTCGTGCCGATAGATTTTTTCCACACGATGGTCTTGTGTGTTTTTATTAACAGTGAGAAGATTAAACATTCCCAGCCGGACGGAGATCGCATTCGACGCCACCTGGTACCCGTTGGGAGCGGTAACGCAATGGGATGCCGTTATAACCATTAGATCGCTAACGAGAAATCCGCCGCAGATGTATGCACTTCCCAGCTGCTGCGTTCGGTAGATGGCAGCGTGCCACGGAAATTCCCCAGCTCTAGCGGACTGGCCGGAAGTGATGACACCAACTGCATTGATCGGACGTTGACCGCAGCGGTAACGATGTTCATCCGATTTCACCTGGAGAGCGGAACTTTCGATGGGTGCGACGAGTAATAGGAGGAGATTATATACCAAGGATTTCATGATTGAGTGAAAACACTGAACTTGACAATGATGTAAGTGATACTGGCGAAGGATCGCCCAATGGAGGATTGGCTTTCGCACGCAATGCGATGAATTGATAACCTTTTTGCTTTGAATAGTGGGCCCGTGTATGTAAACACACGCAGTTCTAGTCAGTGTTTACTTGATCAACAATACCAGTCCTGCTGTTTAATAAGCAAGAAAAGTGATGATTATATTACACAAATCTGAAAGTCAATAAATCTTGTACAGAAAAATGTGCGGCATACTTTTGGGTTTTCCCGTGCGGAGGCTTCTAGCCGAGTATAGCGTCTTTTGAATCCTGAAATGGAACGCGTGGTACCGATAAATTGAACCTTTTCTACATGAGATACAGGGACCGCTAGGCATTTCCTAGACACGTAGTCGACTGCAATTGCGGCGAATCTtgttcaaaaacaatattaataAACAGTCAATTgcaaaattaagtatacacatgctacttgacgatactttccatttatttggtacaaCATATTTTCAATACATTAATCCTGTGGATGCATATTAATTACTCGCACATTTAACTTGCCATACGCGCAGTAAAATTCCGCGAAAGATTTTTGGCTAATTAGTCAACCCTAAAAGATGAATCTAGCCAAACAAACAAACCTTTTGAGTGAGATCATTgcaaatcagccattccatgaaaaaccgatatactggttctcagatttttgttaaaagtggtaattttgttctttaccataaaacattagacccgtacaccatttccactttagggtggtacgaaaaatgaaatttttccttttttttcaaaaaaaaaatactttttgacgtaggattacgtcaaccgggaacatattggggtacaaatcgaaaatcgagcacatagtgaaaattgtccaatttcaaacgtttattgctcagtcCTTTCATGATgggttgatgaaatttttgcgtcaatcgatttcgacctccataacaattttttatactgaataaaataatatatgtcatgaaactaactattgaacaattgaaaaatctcaacccctatcctaacggaaatactcacttctgattggtcgaaattgacgacacatgcggcaggtccctaacagagacatcaaaaccaagctgtctgtgggaaatcggcattgcaaatacataaaagtagggacAGCTTTTGCAGCATATTGAAACAAAGCTGCCTGGAGAaaataggcattgcaaatatatgcaagtcgtgagcatttttatattgcaagtaaggtgagtggtacgattaattctagcaaataaaactcaaatttggaactttaatgttggttgcttcgtgaaatttcatataatttcatatatttcatatattttatCATAAGGGTATAatcgtatatggtagcagtCGTGTAAAAAATCACTTGATTtatgaaacgattcatttcaattttcataaataaaaaacaaggtgtgttcctgctcgagaacgggtcatttgatttaagctgtctgttttgttgtgttcatcgtcacccaaggaaagtgaagaaatataaaaaaaaatttcccatatgctctacatatagtattaggtgttgttagtccaattaggattcgcattgggttgaataaacactcagaaagctaaaaaattataaaagaaaattaccttttccatttcaaatatgttttctgtatattaaagtaaaatgttttaactgatgggaaaaaatgataatagtgttcggtattggtaattatcttatattaaattggtgagttttttttcatttcatccatacaaaacacaggaggcatctcgtctaggatcacagagggcaactttcatcatatctcatttcatttcgttttcttTCATCTgacacgcaccatccaacgactgtttaccatcttccTGTtacatcactcggtaaacactggtggagtgaacaaacaatacccaacaaccaaacaaaacggcccttttcagggccaccaaataattatcaaagagtttaacgatgcaatccttcaaacatatccacaatcaacagatagtctaaagGAATccaacgtcaactatgcggtcgtgtctcggacacaaccctcctgttaatttttttcaaaaaatcataacttgtgaacaactgaaccgatttagatggtcgACATATCCAGTTTTGCttggaaaaatgttacacttgcaaaaatttttggtttgattttgtatttgttgattgtatttgttttttttatagttttcatggtctctggaccaagggcgttatattttttgacgtaggactacgtcttacattaagggtgccaaatcagaaaattttttatgaaataaagttgacgttaagaactatttttgctgtgaaccgattttaacgatttgcataccaatcgaatcggaaattttctaagatttgtttgataagctatacattacaatcccatagtctgtatatggtttaaattgatgaaaattgggatTATTACCATTtctccatatatttgttctgtccatttgtgtgctttcccgaatagagctgtcaataacgggcaacttatgcagccgctagaatggaaacaacgaagggggatagtaaaaagacgggtgggtaatgtcggggacataaccggagtgacgtaggactatacaaaggggacagcttttgttaaatatatattttaaatatattgttttattttcctatctacctgaaaaatggattagtttactgtttactctttatgaacatgttgatggttctaaaaagaacctttggtgttgtgtttttgttatcactcgatattcccatcttgttcggttaaaccttcctgtttagctattgcgtttgccactcgctacagctttcacagttggaaaatttcttctcatccagctttgtgacatgttgtacagtaaattacatttaatgcgacgtgccggagaaacactcagtgtcgcattggaggcgattttaacctgtaattgaacatttccgatgacagtggtacagtgtcgactttcaatgtggggtcataactCTATGgtcacaaaaatgtcgcattacaagTCCATCCAATTATCAAactgtcgagctaaatataaattactgtactttcaatctagaagcaatttaagaattggtgaaaattgaataatcgggaaaatcCCCAAtcttcaataagctcagcacaactgccaaattctcatactcatcatatcctggcaaacaaattatgaaaaaatcaatttgtgttttattattattttggataatgttttagaaagcattgaactgtatttcctaaactcttttttggaaggtttaatggccctgaaaagcgccttgttttatggaatggttccaatttagaaaacttagtactcgtggttttgaaaaaaaccatttcgaacgccctcgatgccgccttgttctggatttgtcaccaaagcagtttgtataaagaacaaacttttttcttctgctacctgatgccgttttgcgattgcgtttgccactcgccactcgctgcaactgcctgttgtcttgatgtccaccgaaccgaatgtgttctgtttcgaatgcgggttttcttatcgtcgcgagcagctttgccagctaactcgatcacttcggcggccgaaactatataacgccggctaggtggactggtgcactggtactaacgcgctcggcctagctacccttgcggagcaattggcggatacacctacggtgaattgcagaccaacacggttcgagcgggattttgcctttcccttcacttttcctcctttgtcatgtccagacatggctgcttgtgttgctttgttgatttgatgtgatgcgaaacgatgtggtgtacggtttcgatgagaatgatcgttacggcagcggagcggggatttttaagctgactggctggctcgagaattacgcatgtgtgagactgcgaccaatgtttcgttaattttttttctttttcctttccaatcgtgcttcattctatttcgctgctgctctggttgcccgttttggtcggtacgatttgaggagcacaaaatggaccaatcaaaaatgggcacatagtgcattttgacaatgcttgatatttcacaattattcaattatttatctcaagaaaaatgaaatgttattcgttatgatagatgcgacctttgcgatctattgagaaatgctcgagttataagcgttccaaatcttgcattttttcctacttgttcagtgcctagatttccatttcaccccctatatcttccggttagacgtagtcctacgtcaaaagtagaatatttgcgaagtaaactccacccttgcatagaaagtaagctgtcgctagcgtaaaTGTATtgtatctcctctgaggaaaactctcagaatctttctgtgcccgaaacaataaaggtcgcttattttgctcgttttgtgttttatgtttcccctcgagctgtgaacgctagctaatatttcacttgaagtgcatctggcattgcagtTAATACAACCATctgagccatggcaaagcaggcgaaaaaagagaagagtgcaaatgattgtagatcgcttctagccattagtgtttggctttgtatgtgttgcttgttttcgttgcgcgaaacttagaacttgttcattttctgtacatgtgaatagcacacctc from Toxorhynchites rutilus septentrionalis strain SRP chromosome 3, ASM2978413v1, whole genome shotgun sequence encodes:
- the LOC129779456 gene encoding ovochymase-2-like — encoded protein: MKSLVYNLLLLLVAPIESSALQVKSDEHRYRCGQRPINAVGVITSGQSARAGEFPWHAAIYRTQQLGSAYICGGFLVSDLMVITASHCVTAPNGYQVASNAISVRLGMFNLLTVNKNTQDHRVEKIYRHENYTASSYRHDIALLLLQTVVEFNEYVQPICLWNTDEYGEGSNLLGYVSGWGLTEYDSLANTLKSATIPMVSFLECLESDRNLFAEVLFDGMFCAGLRNGTNVCNGDSGGAFAVNHNGSWIARGIISFTGIKDGSAALCNPKSFAGFVNMPRYVEWVEKVANLDRFVAVDDSTDNSVEQVPPSSDSTIIPPVLYGRISAKKCIEYQGGRGHPTQDLSYLAYVARDTPFMRVIDCFAILISERFLISTADCRSPSSPGTFSGGKQTIVIETEGRSKEYEIENFHQHPQFIRSPTENNLALIEMKRNISIPSSQFVCLWSEASIDLRKVFLYSAMNVTKHSIVEPVKCFNQLLAPSIMIQSPANGFYHLVGVVVDSTCSKIRFIRLPKFVPWIESIAWRNENHTQ